Proteins from a single region of bacterium:
- a CDS encoding cache domain-containing protein, with product MLNNMKVKKKLWLLLAAALLGMVILSVVSVLTMKKDFLREKEVKTRNLVEAAQTLVGHYYNLSASGKVPEAEAKKLAIAAIKSMRYENSEYFWINDMKPTMVMHPMKPEMDGTDLSDYKDPDGKKLFVAFVDTVREKKAGFVYYLWPKPGEKAPVPKVSYVLGFEPWGWVIGSGIYIDDVQAAYRGMVVKYVLITLALLALIIAISWAVSRNITRHLALIADGIGKIAKGDLTSKVPLVGQDEFGALARDLNRMSGSLSDMINNVLKSVNQVVNTVNVVKIKSLEVANAAKDQAMQTSSISASAEEMSQTITSISETTSAAAGISAEALQTAEGGKEAAELAVRTVDRVHASTLELSKTVDNLNHSVGEIGNIVNVINDITDQTNMLALNASIEAARAGEQGRGFAVVADEVRRLAERTLAATSEISGRIGTLQEESRQTTRSMSGASKEVENANSTIRQVGESLEHVATVTRNVSDQITQIATATEEQSQASSDIARNFENTLKIAKDLDRLSGDLMGAVFSLTNFGDQIRSNTSVFKTRIDPLTLLDLAKTDHQIFVNKLAAGISGAEKIAVESLPDHHGCRFGKWYDGEGKDVCGSMAGYRKIDPPHQKIHALARQAATLGNAGDKEKAKGIQKEMETISRQIVALLEEIGTACKAAG from the coding sequence ATGCTGAACAATATGAAGGTCAAGAAGAAGCTGTGGCTCCTCCTGGCAGCCGCCTTACTGGGAATGGTTATCCTTTCCGTCGTTTCGGTTCTCACGATGAAGAAGGATTTCCTCCGGGAAAAGGAGGTCAAGACCCGCAATCTCGTGGAGGCCGCACAAACCCTGGTGGGCCATTACTACAATCTGTCCGCGAGCGGAAAGGTCCCCGAGGCGGAGGCGAAGAAGCTGGCCATCGCCGCCATCAAGTCGATGCGGTACGAAAACAGCGAGTATTTCTGGATCAACGACATGAAACCGACGATGGTGATGCACCCCATGAAACCGGAAATGGACGGCACCGACCTGTCGGACTACAAGGACCCCGACGGGAAAAAGCTGTTCGTCGCGTTCGTGGACACGGTCCGGGAGAAGAAAGCGGGTTTCGTGTACTACCTTTGGCCGAAGCCCGGCGAGAAGGCCCCGGTTCCCAAGGTATCGTACGTCCTCGGGTTCGAGCCGTGGGGATGGGTCATCGGCAGCGGAATCTACATCGACGACGTCCAGGCGGCCTATCGCGGGATGGTCGTCAAGTACGTCCTGATCACGCTGGCCCTCCTGGCCCTCATCATCGCGATTTCGTGGGCCGTCTCACGGAACATCACCCGTCACCTGGCGTTGATCGCGGACGGGATCGGAAAGATCGCCAAGGGGGATCTCACGTCGAAGGTTCCCCTGGTCGGGCAGGACGAATTCGGGGCGCTGGCCAGGGATCTGAACCGGATGTCCGGATCGCTCAGCGACATGATCAACAACGTCCTCAAGTCCGTGAACCAGGTCGTCAACACGGTCAACGTGGTCAAGATCAAGTCCCTGGAGGTGGCCAACGCCGCGAAGGACCAGGCGATGCAGACCTCGTCGATCTCCGCGTCGGCGGAAGAGATGAGCCAGACGATCACGAGCATCTCCGAGACCACATCGGCCGCGGCCGGGATCTCCGCCGAGGCGCTTCAGACCGCCGAGGGGGGAAAAGAAGCCGCGGAACTCGCGGTCCGGACGGTGGACCGGGTCCACGCGTCGACCCTCGAGCTCTCGAAGACCGTGGACAACCTGAACCACAGCGTCGGGGAAATCGGAAACATCGTCAACGTCATCAACGACATCACCGACCAGACGAACATGCTCGCGCTCAACGCCTCCATCGAGGCGGCGCGGGCGGGCGAGCAGGGCCGGGGGTTCGCCGTCGTCGCCGACGAGGTGCGGCGCCTCGCCGAACGGACCCTGGCGGCCACTTCGGAGATTTCGGGAAGGATCGGGACCTTGCAGGAGGAATCGCGCCAGACCACCCGGTCGATGTCGGGGGCGTCGAAGGAGGTGGAAAACGCCAACTCGACGATCCGGCAGGTCGGGGAATCCCTGGAGCACGTCGCCACGGTCACCCGGAACGTCTCGGACCAGATCACGCAGATCGCCACGGCGACGGAAGAGCAGTCGCAGGCGTCGTCGGACATCGCACGGAATTTCGAAAATACCCTCAAGATCGCGAAAGACCTCGACCGACTGTCGGGCGACCTGATGGGGGCCGTTTTCAGCCTGACGAATTTCGGGGACCAGATCCGGAGCAACACGTCGGTATTCAAGACCAGGATCGACCCGCTGACCCTCCTCGATCTCGCCAAGACCGACCACCAGATCTTCGTCAACAAGCTCGCCGCGGGAATCTCCGGAGCGGAGAAAATCGCCGTCGAGAGCCTGCCGGACCACCACGGATGCCGCTTCGGCAAGTGGTACGACGGCGAGGGAAAGGACGTATGCGGGAGCATGGCGGGCTACCGGAAGATCGACCCGCCCCACCAGAAGATCCACGCTCTCGCGAGGCAGGCGGCCACCCTGGGCAACGCGGGCGACAAGGAAAAGGCGAAGGGAATCCAAAAGGAGATGGAAACGATTTCCCGGCAGATCGTCGCACTGCTGGAGGAAATCGGGACCGCCTGCAAGGCGGCGGGATGA
- a CDS encoding cytochrome c, with the protein MRSIRPRERYLFLAGLLAVLFLAVLPLSGCEKLDRNMYDNPAFRPQEEPVRLPPAGSVPTKGLEHTPMPGTPEAAALDNPSKVTEFSLLEGKELFGIYCTPCHGESGKGNGPVAKKFVPTPADISGTGHGSHHPEGDLFAVVTHGRNGMPPFRSDLTAKERWLVVAFLKTLK; encoded by the coding sequence GTGAGAAGCATCCGCCCCCGGGAGCGGTACCTGTTCCTTGCCGGTCTCCTCGCGGTCCTGTTCCTTGCGGTCCTCCCGCTCTCCGGCTGCGAAAAGCTCGACCGGAACATGTACGACAACCCGGCGTTCCGCCCCCAGGAGGAGCCGGTGCGTCTTCCCCCGGCGGGATCCGTCCCGACGAAAGGATTGGAGCATACCCCGATGCCGGGGACCCCGGAGGCCGCGGCGCTCGACAATCCGTCAAAAGTGACCGAATTCTCCCTACTTGAGGGAAAAGAGCTGTTCGGCATCTACTGCACGCCGTGCCACGGGGAGTCCGGCAAGGGGAACGGCCCCGTAGCGAAGAAGTTCGTGCCCACCCCGGCCGACATCTCCGGCACCGGACACGGGTCGCATCACCCCGAGGGAGATCTGTTCGCCGTCGTGACCCACGGCAGGAACGGCATGCCCCCCTTCCGCTCCGACCTGACCGCGAAGGAGCGCTGGCTCGTCGTCGCCTTCCTGAAGACGCTGAAGTAG
- a CDS encoding quinol:electron acceptor oxidoreductase subunit ActD, with translation MSTVIVGLFEGVETAARAGRALKGLSLPAGSVTTISAVPLPDGAIVTDPEPVRFPRIVIAGWFVGAAAGLGLTIATYMLYPLITGGKTIVSVPPTLIITYEVAMLGALLATLFGGGREMGLLRFPPRMIHDPRIHDGKIALCARVEGDEQARRAMDAMKTAGGTEVRAEEGEL, from the coding sequence ATGAGCACGGTGATCGTCGGCCTGTTCGAGGGCGTGGAGACGGCGGCAAGGGCAGGCCGGGCCCTCAAGGGGCTCTCCCTGCCGGCGGGGAGCGTCACGACGATCTCCGCGGTGCCGCTGCCCGACGGGGCGATCGTCACGGACCCGGAGCCCGTACGGTTCCCGAGGATCGTGATCGCCGGATGGTTCGTCGGCGCCGCCGCCGGCCTGGGGCTCACCATCGCCACCTACATGCTCTATCCGCTGATCACCGGGGGGAAGACGATCGTCTCCGTGCCGCCCACGCTGATCATCACCTACGAAGTGGCGATGCTGGGCGCGCTGCTGGCGACGCTCTTCGGCGGAGGTCGGGAGATGGGGCTGCTGCGCTTCCCGCCGAGGATGATCCACGATCCCCGGATCCACGACGGGAAGATCGCACTCTGCGCACGCGTGGAGGGGGACGAGCAGGCACGGCGGGCGATGGATGCGATGAAAACCGCGGGCGGCACCGAGGTCCGGGCGGAGGAGGGGGAACTGTGA
- the nrfD gene encoding NrfD/PsrC family molybdoenzyme membrane anchor subunit, protein MSAEAPRADDHHLARTDEAEMFERLSRSNLVTTWRWYLGVGVAGAVLLWGLIVFLYMAMVGMGVTGYNKPVFWGLYEASLVFWIGLSHSGTLISAILRLTHATWRAPVLRGAEAMTAFTLMVGGLIPIVHLGRNWRVYYALPYPSSRELWPNMRSPLMWDAMAITTYLLGSLTFLYVGMIPDLALLRDKSAGWRRKFYSALSLGFRGTHEQWRRYHVASTLFAILIIPIAVSVHSIVSWDFAMAKTPGWHSTIFAPYFVVGAIFSGIAGVVIVMAILRKAFRLESVLTPLHFDNLGKLLCTMTLLWGYFYFTEFLTVWYNRNPEEWEVFGSYGGHYLPLFLTMVICNFVIPFPMLCLKRVRRSISLILVPACSIVIGMYAERLLIVIPSLARRNDPFIWANYFPTWVEFSVMAGAAAMFVLLYMLFAKFFPIMAISDIKERLFHTTGRTIGGMTVESIAQVEGEGEAHA, encoded by the coding sequence ATGAGCGCCGAAGCGCCGCGCGCCGACGACCATCACCTCGCGCGAACCGACGAGGCGGAGATGTTCGAGCGCCTGTCCCGCTCCAACCTCGTCACTACGTGGAGGTGGTACCTGGGCGTCGGCGTCGCCGGGGCGGTCCTCCTGTGGGGCCTGATCGTTTTCCTGTACATGGCGATGGTGGGGATGGGCGTCACGGGGTACAACAAGCCGGTCTTCTGGGGGCTGTACGAGGCGAGCCTCGTCTTCTGGATCGGCCTCTCCCACTCCGGAACGCTCATCTCGGCGATCCTCCGCCTCACCCACGCCACGTGGCGGGCCCCCGTCCTGCGCGGCGCCGAGGCGATGACCGCCTTCACCCTGATGGTGGGCGGCCTGATCCCCATCGTCCATCTCGGCCGGAACTGGCGCGTCTACTATGCCCTTCCGTACCCGAGCTCGAGGGAGCTTTGGCCGAACATGCGGTCGCCGCTGATGTGGGACGCCATGGCGATCACCACGTACCTTCTCGGAAGCCTCACCTTCCTCTACGTCGGGATGATCCCCGACCTCGCCCTCCTGCGGGACAAGTCCGCCGGGTGGCGCAGGAAGTTCTACTCCGCCCTCTCCCTCGGCTTCCGCGGCACGCACGAGCAATGGCGGCGGTACCACGTCGCCTCGACGCTCTTCGCGATCCTCATCATCCCAATCGCCGTGTCGGTCCACTCGATCGTGAGCTGGGACTTCGCCATGGCGAAGACCCCGGGGTGGCACAGCACGATCTTCGCCCCCTACTTCGTCGTGGGCGCCATCTTCTCGGGGATCGCGGGGGTCGTGATCGTGATGGCGATCCTTCGGAAGGCGTTCCGGCTCGAAAGCGTCCTCACGCCGCTGCACTTCGACAACCTCGGAAAGCTCCTGTGCACCATGACCCTCCTCTGGGGCTACTTCTACTTCACGGAGTTCCTCACCGTCTGGTACAACCGGAACCCCGAGGAGTGGGAGGTCTTCGGATCGTACGGGGGCCATTACCTGCCGCTGTTCCTGACGATGGTGATCTGCAATTTCGTCATCCCCTTCCCGATGCTGTGCCTGAAGCGGGTCCGCCGCTCGATCTCCCTGATCCTCGTGCCCGCGTGCAGCATCGTGATCGGAATGTACGCGGAGCGCCTCCTGATCGTCATCCCGTCGCTGGCGCGCCGCAACGACCCGTTCATCTGGGCGAACTACTTTCCCACCTGGGTGGAGTTCTCCGTGATGGCGGGGGCGGCGGCGATGTTCGTCCTGCTCTACATGCTTTTCGCGAAGTTCTTCCCGATCATGGCGATCAGCGACATCAAGGAGCGGCTCTTCCACACCACCGGCCGGACGATCGGGGGAATGACGGTGGAGTCGATCGCGCAGGTCGAGGGGGAGGGGGAGGCGCACGCATGA
- a CDS encoding 4Fe-4S dicluster domain-containing protein encodes MKHTWAMAIDLDRCTGCGACVVACNAENNIPTIGETEAGKNRLMHWIRVNRYWEGEFPEAQAVYLPMPCMQCERAPCELVCPVYATYHNEDGLNAMVYNRCIGTRYCANNCPYSVRVFNWYDYKWEKPLDEQLSPDLTVRSRGVMEKCTFCIQRIRRAKETAAEEGREIRDGDVVPACAQTCPPGALLFGDLADPHSEITRKLKDPRRFRLMEHLGTEPRVVYLKRQKGAGR; translated from the coding sequence ATGAAACACACGTGGGCGATGGCGATCGACCTCGACCGGTGCACCGGATGCGGCGCCTGCGTGGTCGCCTGCAACGCCGAGAACAACATCCCCACCATCGGAGAGACCGAGGCCGGGAAAAACCGCCTGATGCACTGGATCCGGGTGAACCGATACTGGGAGGGTGAGTTCCCCGAGGCCCAGGCGGTCTATCTCCCGATGCCGTGCATGCAGTGCGAGCGCGCCCCGTGCGAGCTGGTCTGCCCGGTATACGCCACGTACCACAACGAGGACGGGCTGAACGCGATGGTCTACAACCGGTGCATCGGAACCCGGTACTGCGCGAACAACTGCCCCTACTCCGTCCGGGTGTTCAACTGGTACGACTACAAATGGGAGAAGCCGCTCGACGAGCAGCTCTCCCCCGACCTCACCGTGCGGTCGCGCGGCGTCATGGAAAAGTGCACCTTCTGCATCCAGCGGATCCGGCGGGCGAAGGAGACGGCGGCCGAGGAGGGGCGGGAGATCCGCGACGGCGACGTCGTCCCGGCGTGCGCCCAGACGTGCCCTCCCGGGGCGCTTCTCTTCGGGGACCTCGCCGATCCGCACAGCGAGATCACGAGGAAACTCAAGGACCCGCGCCGGTTCCGCCTGATGGAACACCTGGGGACCGAGCCGCGGGTCGTATATCTCAAGCGCCAGAAGGGAGCCGGGCGATGA
- a CDS encoding molybdopterin-dependent oxidoreductase, translating into MLDRRQFLKLGGATAFATLFGGCDKVQRRLIPFVIPPENYTLGEALWYASGCDQCPAGCGIVVRVSEGRAKKIEGNPLHPVNRGKLCARGQAALQALYHPERFSRPMKRSGPRGSGAYAPVSWEEALSLLMEPLKKIKAEAPSSLLMLTGPMRGHAGLVAGRFMKSFGSPNRVAWDPFGPDAMLSANAAAYGVRDLPEHDLANARYLLSFSGDFLETGISPVHYAREYGRMRGDRETIRGKFVHFGPRLSMTAAAADLFLPCAPGTEGFVALGIAHVMVRDRLTAASSAAGRLADDLGAWSPEEVEKKTGVHAHDIAAAAEEFARNQPGLAIAGTTAATCADGAFHCSAVALLNVLAGNVGKPGGLSFPNRAQAFAKYGPEAGLLSPSPESGYAGTRAALEKMRGGAFRIAFLSGATNPAFTLPPSLKFGEALSKVPFVVAFASFLDETTSLADLVLPVPTALETWGDDLAPVGHAGAITLRQPVVEPFHDTRSMPDILIAAAKELGGEPAKALPWGSFRECIEKAYGGPGGEMEKALQRGGFLGEASSPRSAVRTGGVSLPKAADRPLEGDPKAFPLALHLYPSIALYDGRGANLPWLQEMPDPVSTAVWRNWIEINPKTAAGLGLAEGDGVTVTSPSGKITAHVAFNPGIAPDVAAMPLGQGHTKYGKYANGRGENPISLLPAGETYALQATRVALVKTKLSTALARTGHPEGQWKVKNMM; encoded by the coding sequence ATGCTCGATCGGCGGCAATTCCTGAAGCTCGGCGGGGCGACGGCCTTCGCCACCCTCTTCGGCGGGTGCGACAAGGTGCAGCGCAGGCTCATCCCTTTCGTCATCCCCCCGGAGAACTACACGCTCGGAGAGGCGCTCTGGTACGCCTCGGGGTGCGACCAGTGTCCCGCCGGGTGCGGGATCGTCGTCCGCGTCTCCGAGGGACGGGCGAAGAAGATCGAGGGGAACCCGCTCCACCCGGTGAACCGGGGGAAGCTGTGCGCCCGGGGGCAGGCGGCCCTGCAGGCCCTCTACCACCCCGAACGCTTCTCGCGGCCGATGAAGCGGTCCGGGCCGCGCGGCTCGGGGGCATACGCTCCGGTTTCCTGGGAAGAGGCGCTCTCCCTCCTGATGGAGCCGTTGAAGAAGATCAAGGCGGAGGCGCCGTCGTCGCTCCTGATGCTAACCGGGCCGATGCGCGGGCACGCGGGGCTGGTCGCGGGCCGGTTCATGAAGTCGTTCGGATCGCCGAATCGCGTCGCCTGGGACCCGTTCGGACCCGACGCGATGTTGTCCGCGAACGCGGCGGCCTACGGCGTCCGGGACCTGCCGGAGCACGACCTCGCGAACGCCCGGTACCTGCTCTCTTTCTCCGGCGACTTCCTCGAAACCGGGATCTCCCCCGTGCACTATGCCAGGGAGTACGGCCGGATGCGGGGAGACCGCGAGACGATCCGCGGGAAGTTCGTCCACTTCGGCCCCCGCCTGTCGATGACCGCGGCGGCGGCGGACCTGTTCCTGCCGTGCGCCCCCGGCACGGAAGGGTTCGTGGCCCTCGGGATCGCCCACGTGATGGTGCGGGACCGGCTCACCGCCGCGTCTTCCGCGGCCGGACGACTTGCGGACGACCTCGGTGCGTGGTCCCCCGAGGAGGTCGAGAAGAAGACCGGAGTCCACGCCCACGACATCGCCGCGGCGGCGGAGGAGTTCGCGCGGAACCAGCCGGGGCTCGCGATCGCGGGAACGACGGCCGCGACCTGCGCCGACGGGGCGTTCCACTGCTCGGCCGTGGCGCTGTTGAACGTCCTCGCCGGGAACGTCGGGAAACCCGGCGGGCTGTCGTTCCCGAACCGGGCGCAGGCGTTCGCGAAATACGGGCCGGAAGCCGGCCTGCTTAGCCCCTCTCCGGAGAGCGGATACGCGGGAACGCGGGCCGCACTCGAAAAGATGCGAGGCGGTGCGTTCCGGATCGCGTTTCTTTCGGGGGCGACGAACCCGGCGTTTACCCTCCCCCCTTCGCTCAAATTCGGCGAAGCGCTGTCGAAGGTCCCCTTCGTCGTCGCCTTCGCCTCCTTCCTCGACGAGACGACGTCGCTGGCCGACCTCGTCCTTCCGGTCCCCACGGCCCTCGAGACGTGGGGGGACGATCTCGCCCCCGTGGGGCACGCGGGGGCGATCACCCTCCGCCAACCGGTGGTGGAGCCGTTCCACGACACCCGGTCGATGCCCGACATCCTGATCGCCGCCGCGAAGGAGCTGGGCGGGGAACCGGCGAAGGCGTTGCCGTGGGGCTCGTTCCGGGAGTGCATCGAGAAGGCGTACGGCGGTCCCGGCGGAGAGATGGAAAAGGCGCTCCAGCGCGGCGGCTTCCTCGGGGAGGCGTCCTCCCCGCGGTCCGCCGTGCGAACGGGGGGCGTCTCCCTCCCGAAGGCGGCGGACCGCCCCCTCGAAGGCGATCCGAAGGCGTTTCCCCTGGCGCTCCACCTCTACCCCTCCATCGCCCTCTACGACGGCCGGGGGGCGAACCTCCCGTGGCTCCAGGAGATGCCCGATCCGGTCTCGACGGCGGTGTGGCGGAACTGGATCGAGATCAACCCGAAGACGGCCGCGGGACTGGGCCTCGCCGAGGGGGACGGCGTGACCGTCACGTCGCCTTCCGGGAAGATCACGGCCCACGTGGCGTTCAACCCGGGGATCGCCCCGGACGTCGCGGCGATGCCGCTGGGGCAAGGACACACGAAGTACGGTAAGTATGCGAACGGGCGAGGGGAAAACCCGATCTCCCTCCTGCCGGCGGGGGAGACGTACGCGCTCCAGGCAACGCGGGTCGCGCTCGTGAAAACGAAACTTTCCACCGCCCTCGCGCGCACAGGCCACCCCGAGGGGCAGTGGAAAGTAAAGAACATGATGTGA
- a CDS encoding cytochrome c3 family protein — protein sequence MTRKRTFAALAIALLPALLFLAGGLAAAAETVPQPIAYSHKIHVTDYKMNCRFCHSSTNKSQYANLPSVEKCMMCHRTIATDKPEVKKIASYWNEKKPIPWNKVIDLPNHVYFPHKKMVNAGIPCLTCHPGMDRAGTAVQNLEFGMGFCMDCHRKKKVSIDCWTCHY from the coding sequence ATGACCCGGAAGCGTACTTTCGCAGCGTTGGCCATCGCCCTCCTGCCGGCGCTCCTCTTCCTTGCCGGCGGCCTCGCCGCGGCGGCGGAAACGGTCCCGCAGCCGATCGCCTACTCCCACAAGATCCATGTCACGGATTACAAGATGAACTGCCGGTTCTGCCACTCCTCCACGAACAAGTCGCAGTACGCCAACCTCCCGTCCGTGGAGAAGTGCATGATGTGCCACCGGACGATCGCGACCGACAAGCCGGAAGTGAAAAAGATCGCTTCCTATTGGAACGAAAAGAAACCGATCCCGTGGAACAAGGTGATCGACCTCCCCAACCACGTCTACTTTCCCCATAAGAAGATGGTGAACGCGGGGATCCCCTGCCTCACCTGTCACCCGGGGATGGACCGGGCGGGAACGGCCGTCCAGAATCTCGAATTCGGCATGGGTTTCTGCATGGATTGTCACCGGAAGAAGAAGGTCTCCATCGACTGCTGGACCTGCCACTACTGA
- a CDS encoding cupin domain-containing protein → MHVANWKDVEGKAVTEAGADGVTIRVLMGDNVGAPNFTLRHFEVAPGGHTPYHTHPWEHEVFVLSGKGKARRKDGETEVGPGSFVFVPSDEEHAFANAGNDTFSFLCAIPATKVCLR, encoded by the coding sequence ATGCACGTGGCGAACTGGAAAGATGTCGAGGGGAAAGCGGTCACGGAAGCGGGCGCGGACGGCGTCACGATCCGCGTGTTGATGGGCGACAACGTGGGGGCCCCGAACTTCACCCTGCGGCATTTCGAGGTGGCCCCCGGCGGGCATACCCCGTACCACACCCACCCGTGGGAGCACGAGGTGTTCGTCCTGTCGGGGAAGGGGAAGGCGAGGCGCAAGGACGGCGAGACGGAAGTCGGGCCCGGAAGCTTCGTCTTCGTCCCGTCCGACGAGGAGCACGCCTTCGCCAACGCGGGAAACGACACCTTCTCGTTCCTGTGCGCCATCCCTGCAACGAAGGTGTGCCTCAGATAA
- a CDS encoding DUF6306 domain-containing protein gives MTLVDRMQELLEAERAGVKCLDVMADHASDMGRKELFSLFRNDEGKFCAGLFRLLQARGAVPTKNVGAFADKVIALPTEAEQVALLVKGQAWVVRKIDEIPPAEMNAEEKAFFADMREVHVVNIEKCKAFIA, from the coding sequence ATGACGCTGGTCGACCGGATGCAGGAACTGCTGGAGGCGGAACGTGCGGGGGTGAAGTGCCTGGACGTGATGGCGGACCATGCGTCGGACATGGGGAGGAAGGAGCTCTTCTCCCTCTTCCGGAACGACGAGGGAAAATTCTGCGCCGGGCTGTTCCGCCTGCTCCAGGCCCGCGGCGCGGTCCCCACGAAGAACGTCGGCGCGTTCGCGGACAAGGTGATCGCCCTTCCGACGGAGGCCGAGCAGGTCGCGCTCCTCGTCAAGGGGCAGGCGTGGGTCGTCCGCAAGATCGACGAGATCCCCCCCGCGGAGATGAACGCGGAGGAGAAGGCCTTCTTCGCCGACATGCGGGAAGTGCACGTCGTCAACATCGAGAAGTGCAAGGCGTTCATCGCGTAG
- a CDS encoding DUF1858 domain-containing protein — protein sequence MDRYTKGFVVASLAYFFLAAVLGIWMGGTDAAGWVKFAHVHFNLLGFMSMMIYGVGYFILPRFNGRTLRWPSWVPIHFFVANIGLLGMVGTAPERPSTGFILFSALSVISAGMFAVNLGATMMLEPKKEEEEESAFAAESAPTATAGPPAAEATQPEASLPASALGHPWPSPSIDPDMRVGEILTRWPHSVDVFVGHGFASLANPEHREQVKQIPITLRMACQRHNVDLEYMLSELNEAVSPAPAKAAPAATNVPPGKPVRKGKLAKGEAIGADHILGEILAAYPGTEKVFRKYYGDGCFSCPGQATESVQQSAMMHNVNAKQLLSELNHAAGN from the coding sequence ATGGATCGTTACACCAAGGGATTCGTGGTCGCGTCGCTCGCCTACTTCTTCCTGGCCGCCGTGCTCGGGATCTGGATGGGGGGGACCGACGCGGCCGGGTGGGTGAAGTTCGCCCACGTACACTTCAACCTTCTCGGCTTCATGTCGATGATGATCTACGGCGTGGGGTACTTCATCCTGCCGCGGTTCAACGGTCGCACGCTTCGCTGGCCTTCCTGGGTCCCCATCCACTTCTTCGTCGCCAACATCGGGCTGCTCGGGATGGTGGGCACCGCGCCGGAACGTCCCTCCACGGGCTTCATCCTCTTCTCGGCCCTCTCCGTGATCTCCGCGGGGATGTTCGCCGTGAACCTCGGGGCGACGATGATGCTGGAGCCGAAGAAGGAAGAGGAGGAGGAATCCGCCTTCGCGGCGGAATCGGCTCCCACCGCCACGGCGGGGCCGCCCGCGGCCGAGGCAACACAACCGGAGGCATCCCTGCCCGCCTCGGCACTTGGCCATCCATGGCCATCGCCGTCGATCGATCCGGACATGCGGGTGGGCGAGATCCTCACCCGATGGCCGCATTCCGTGGACGTCTTCGTGGGGCACGGCTTCGCTTCCCTTGCAAACCCGGAGCATCGCGAACAGGTGAAGCAGATCCCGATCACGCTGCGGATGGCGTGCCAGCGGCATAACGTCGACCTCGAATACATGCTCTCCGAGCTGAACGAGGCGGTCTCTCCCGCCCCGGCGAAGGCGGCCCCGGCAGCGACGAACGTCCCTCCGGGGAAACCGGTCCGGAAGGGGAAGCTGGCCAAGGGGGAAGCGATCGGGGCGGACCATATCCTCGGAGAGATCCTCGCGGCGTATCCCGGGACGGAGAAGGTATTCCGGAAATATTACGGCGACGGCTGCTTCTCCTGCCCGGGCCAGGCGACGGAGTCGGTACAACAGAGCGCGATGATGCACAACGTGAATGCGAAGCAGCTCCTCTCGGAATTGAATCACGCAGCGGGGAACTGA